From one Triticum urartu cultivar G1812 chromosome 3, Tu2.1, whole genome shotgun sequence genomic stretch:
- the LOC125544406 gene encoding phospholipase A1-II 5-like produces MDASQGVLLSSALVGAGANGAPAWPELLGSAHWDGLLDPLDLTLRRLVLLCGDLCQVTYDSFNSDPHSKYCGTCRFSRATLFSRTQFPAAADVSVAANLYATAATWLPPGLMVHSLSREAWSKESNWVGYVAVSTDAAAAATGQRVIYVALRGTIRNLEWVDVLKPDLVAPDAILPEGDPARGHARVMKGWYVIYTSTDERSPFSKYSARDQLLAAVRELVAKYKGESLSIVCTGHSLGASLATLCAFDMVANGVSKVGDAHFPVTAIVFGSPQVGNPEFRKRFDELPGLRALHVRNKPDLIPLYPSNLLGYANVGDELSVNSKKSPHVRPDTTNVGDYHNLQGILHTVAGWNGEKGEFKLQVNRSVALVNKSSAFLKDDNLVPESWWVERNKGMVLGPTGEWELEQPAEENLPVPPVLTGKVIDDDVAATISSKEPKIPEDQGKKKTSGTKFLPACFRGVN; encoded by the coding sequence ATGGACGCGAGCCAAGGCGTCCTCCTGTCCAGCGCCCTGGTCGGCGCCGGCGCCAATGGCGCTCCGGCGTGGCCGGAGCTGCTGGGCTCCGCGCACTGGGACGGCCTCCTCGACCCGCTCGACCTCACGCTccgccgcctcgtcctcctctgcGGCGACCTCTGCCAGGTCACCTACGACTCCTTCAACTCCGACCCCCACTCCAAGTACTGCGGCACCTGCCGCTTCTCCAGGGCCACGCTCTTCAGCCGCACGCAGTTCCCCGCCGCGGCCGACGTATCCGTGGCCGCCAACCTCTACGCCACCGCGGCCACCTGGCTGCCCCCGGGGCTCATGGTGCACTCCCTCTCCCGCGAGGCGTGGAGCAAGGAGTCCAACTGGGTCGGCTACGTCGCCGTGTCGACCGACGCCGCCGCGGCCGCCACGGGCCAGCGCGTCATCTACGTCGCGCTGCGCGGCACCATCCGGAACCTCGAGTGGGTGGACGTGCTCAAGCCCGACCTGGTCGCCCCCGACGCCATCCTGCCGGAGGGCGACCCGGCCCGCGGCCACGCGCGCGTCATGAAGGGCTGGTACGTCATATACACGTCCACCGACGAGCGCTCGCCCTTCTCCAAGTACAGCGCGCGCGACCAGCTGCTGGCGGCGGTGCGGGAGCTGGTCGCCAAGTACAAGGGCGAGAGCCTCAGCATCGTCTGCACTGGCCACAGCCTCGGCGCGTCGCTCGCCACGCTCTGCGCCTTCGACATGGTGGCCAACGGCGTGTCCAAGGTCGGCGACGCCCACTTCCCGGTCACGGCCATCGTGTTCGGGAGCCCGCAGGTCGGCAACCCGGAGTTCAGGAAGCGGTTCGACGAGCTGCCCGGCCTCCGCGCGCTGCACGTCAGGAACAAGCCCGACCTCATCCCGCTCTACCCGAGCAACCTCCTCGGCTACGCCAACGTCGGCGACGAGCTCTCCGTGAACTCTAAGAAGTCTCCCCACGTGAGGCCGGACACCACCAACGTCGGCGACTACCACAACCTGCAGGGTATCCTGCACACGGTGGCCGGATGGAACGGCGAGAAGGGCGAGTTCAAGCTGCAGGTGAACCGGAGCGTGGCGCTGGTGAACAAGTCCTCCGCCTTCCTCAAGGATGACAACCTCGTGCCGGAGTCGTGGTGGGTGGAAAGGAACAAGGGGATGGTGCTGGGGCCAACTGGTGAGTGGGAGCTGGAGCAGCCCGCTGAGGAGAACTTGCCCGTCCCGCCGGTTCTGACCGGGAAGGTCATCGACGACGATGTCGCTGCCACCATTAGCAGTAAGGAGCCCAAGATACCAGAGGATCAGGGCAAGAAGAAGACTAGTGGAACCAAGTTTCTCCCTGCGTGCTTTCGAGGGGTTAATTAG
- the LOC125544407 gene encoding uncharacterized protein LOC125544407 produces the protein MQKHPSGPHVFSSDPSQIPNPPSALSTSPAGERRCRRSWPDPVLAPLHSFFSLPPVFRSGFKVAWIRLSARPNVARRIIAGIRRPSLVVLVDGRGRLAHNCLGHRLASTMPDSDGFATDPKTRGTELLENTQPRRLHAPALLPDSIPSLAQYQGI, from the coding sequence ATGCAAAAACATCCCTCTGGTCCTCATGTTTTCTCTTCGGATCCTTCTCAGATCCCTAATCCTCCATCGGCCCTCTCGACCTCTCCAGCCGGCGAGCGACGCTGTCGGCGGTCCTGGCCAGATCCGGTGTTGGCTCCCCTCCACAGCTTCTTCTCCCTACCTCCTGTCTTCCGCTCCGGCTTCAAGGTCGCGTGGATCCGCCTCTCGGCCAGGCCCAACGTCGCGCGGCGCATCATCGCAGGGATTCGTCGGCCGTCGCTAGTCGTCCTCGTCGATGGCCGTGGCCGCCTCGCACACAACTGCCTAGGTCACCGTCTGGCCTCCACCATGCCGGACTCCGATGGGTTCGCGACAGATCCGAAGACCCGCGGCACAGAGTTGTTAGAGAATACGCAGCCCAGACGGCTACACGCGCCAGCTCTTCTTCCTGACTCCATCCCCTCACTGGCTCAGTATCAAG